The following are encoded in a window of Thalassotalea insulae genomic DNA:
- a CDS encoding ABC transporter permease encodes MHLFIYQLKQALLSLRLRPNFVFSIVITMGLTLGALLFVATLAYVMLIKPLPYPEQEKLFTLTHQLVDEDNNIDGYAFTYPNLMHLYQHQQVFSEQALLYIDGAVITSLTNNPMMHISYVTPEWFTMLDAPMAVGRRFQQSEKLGSYHPVAIIDYQTWQREFNGDADILNKKIDFGDKSFAIVGVLAQSHHKLSLASPSFKSHIYIPWDFNTVSERNRKKWGNDDSGLMYLAKASQHTMENLSDSQIGMQLTQLINENWQQQVQEIAFFKDWRINIVASPLNEHIIADSKNSLYLLIIGAIGLLLIACANIANLFISRFAERQHQLAICAAIGANRKQLFTTLVAEIGVLMFGALVLAQSIAAIGFTSVSPYLQDYLPRVSELTLNSFSYAFSFSLLWILVLGFSLIAVKMIRYQNLSSSMQSSGKGNSFQVSNTVRKLLVISQITVASCLIFINILLYSNAQQVINQPLGYQPSNSYAVVLSPYANDKARAAQMNELRTKLSESAKIARVSQAMRPSIFATLALTAEKTNQRYTAAAKDIDEHYFPLIEQAIIQGENFTRRQIDEDEKVIIVNESFANKLAPDGNILGLRFASNRQVIGVVKDIYLPGDNIKQERFYYPVNRSRNMLLIRMEPGQTLTRAELLQQLQSVNKQLNIFSFATLNEYNEQLLFRSTVTAQATIILTIITCLLSGIGLYGILKYTSEIRRFEIATRMAVGAKGKDIIRLIFNENLPAIAIGFAISLMILGAIYLNFNQVLTSYSLLEGLISFVGTSILITLLTLYACYLPLRQYIKQPVILNLRHSE; translated from the coding sequence ATGCACTTATTTATCTACCAATTAAAGCAGGCGCTTTTAAGTTTAAGGCTAAGACCAAATTTTGTCTTTAGCATAGTGATAACTATGGGCTTAACCTTAGGCGCTTTACTATTTGTTGCGACATTAGCCTATGTCATGCTCATTAAGCCTTTACCCTATCCTGAACAGGAAAAATTGTTCACCCTGACTCATCAGCTAGTCGATGAAGATAACAATATTGACGGTTACGCCTTTACCTACCCAAACTTAATGCACTTATATCAGCACCAACAAGTATTTAGTGAACAGGCGTTACTATATATCGACGGCGCAGTGATCACCTCACTAACAAATAACCCGATGATGCACATCAGTTACGTCACCCCAGAGTGGTTCACTATGCTAGACGCGCCGATGGCAGTTGGACGACGCTTTCAACAAAGTGAAAAACTAGGTAGTTATCATCCGGTTGCCATTATCGATTATCAAACCTGGCAACGAGAATTTAATGGCGATGCTGATATACTGAATAAGAAAATTGATTTTGGCGATAAAAGTTTTGCCATTGTCGGTGTACTCGCGCAATCACATCATAAACTATCATTAGCCAGCCCTAGTTTTAAATCCCATATCTATATTCCTTGGGATTTTAATACCGTTAGTGAGCGTAATCGAAAAAAATGGGGTAATGACGATAGTGGATTAATGTACCTTGCCAAGGCTAGCCAGCACACCATGGAAAACTTGAGTGATAGCCAAATTGGCATGCAACTCACGCAACTGATTAATGAAAACTGGCAACAACAGGTGCAAGAAATTGCCTTTTTTAAAGATTGGCGCATTAATATTGTCGCAAGCCCATTAAACGAGCATATTATCGCCGACAGTAAGAATAGCCTTTACTTATTAATTATTGGCGCAATTGGGCTCTTACTTATCGCCTGCGCTAACATTGCTAATTTATTTATCTCACGCTTTGCCGAACGCCAACATCAGCTTGCTATTTGCGCCGCTATAGGCGCCAATCGAAAACAATTATTTACCACGTTAGTAGCGGAAATCGGCGTATTAATGTTTGGCGCACTGGTTCTGGCTCAATCGATCGCTGCAATCGGATTTACCAGCGTTTCGCCATATTTACAGGATTATTTACCCCGAGTTTCTGAGCTAACACTCAATAGCTTTTCATACGCATTTTCCTTCTCTTTACTATGGATATTAGTCCTGGGCTTTTCTCTTATCGCTGTCAAAATGATCCGCTATCAAAACCTTAGTAGCTCAATGCAATCCAGTGGTAAAGGCAATAGCTTTCAGGTGTCTAATACCGTTCGAAAATTGTTAGTTATCAGCCAAATCACAGTAGCATCATGCTTAATTTTCATTAATATTTTGCTTTATAGTAACGCCCAGCAAGTGATTAATCAGCCATTAGGCTATCAACCAAGCAATAGTTATGCTGTAGTACTATCTCCGTACGCCAACGATAAAGCTCGTGCCGCACAAATGAATGAACTAAGAACAAAGCTTAGTGAGTCGGCAAAAATCGCCCGGGTGAGTCAGGCAATGCGCCCCTCTATTTTCGCTACTTTGGCATTAACTGCGGAAAAAACCAATCAACGATATACGGCAGCAGCAAAAGATATTGATGAGCATTATTTCCCATTAATTGAACAAGCCATTATTCAAGGAGAAAATTTTACCCGCAGACAAATTGATGAAGACGAAAAAGTTATTATCGTCAACGAAAGTTTCGCCAATAAATTAGCACCAGATGGTAATATCTTAGGCTTGCGCTTTGCCAGTAACCGTCAGGTTATTGGGGTAGTTAAAGATATCTATTTACCTGGAGACAATATCAAACAGGAACGTTTCTATTACCCCGTAAATAGAAGCCGAAATATGCTGTTGATCCGCATGGAACCTGGACAAACACTGACTAGAGCAGAATTATTGCAGCAACTGCAATCCGTCAATAAACAACTGAACATTTTCAGTTTTGCCACGCTAAATGAATACAATGAGCAGTTATTATTTCGCTCAACCGTGACCGCACAAGCCACCATTATTTTAACAATAATCACCTGCTTATTATCGGGGATTGGTTTATACGGCATTTTAAAATACACCAGTGAAATACGCCGTTTTGAAATCGCAACACGTATGGCTGTAGGTGCCAAAGGCAAAGATATTATTCGATTGATTTTTAATGAAAATTTACCAGCGATAGCAATAGGCTTTGCCATTTCATTAATGATACTCGGGGCTATTTATCTTAACTTTAACCAAGTATTAACCAGCTATAGTCTGCTCGAGGGACTGATATCATTTGTCGGCACCAGCATCTTGATCACACTACTAACGCTATATGCCTGTTACTTGCCGTTAAGGCAATATATTAAACAGCCGGTTATTCTCAACTTAAGACATAGTGAATAA
- a CDS encoding ABC transporter ATP-binding protein: MTEIVKLANIEKIFETEELETHALKSINLVINQGDYVAISGPSGCGKSTLLSLIGLLDMPSTGQYWLDGKNVAELSLDQAAEIRSSKIGFIFQSFNLIDELSIFDNVALPLRYHQNKFSAAEIQQKVSSCLEKVALSHRAQHKPNQLSGGQQQRVAIARALVADPAIILADEPTGNLDSHSGDKIMTLLSQLHQQGTTICMVTHDPRYADMANSQIQLLDGMILSTPAISTVA; the protein is encoded by the coding sequence ATGACTGAAATAGTAAAACTGGCTAATATTGAAAAAATATTTGAAACCGAAGAGCTAGAAACTCACGCGTTAAAGTCGATTAATCTGGTGATTAATCAAGGGGATTATGTCGCTATTTCAGGGCCATCAGGCTGCGGAAAATCGACTTTATTGTCCTTAATCGGTTTATTAGATATGCCATCAACCGGACAATATTGGCTTGATGGTAAAAATGTCGCCGAGCTTTCTTTAGATCAAGCGGCAGAAATCAGAAGTAGTAAAATTGGTTTTATTTTTCAGTCATTTAATCTTATAGATGAACTCAGTATTTTTGATAATGTCGCCTTACCATTGAGATACCATCAGAACAAATTTTCCGCGGCAGAAATTCAGCAAAAAGTCAGTAGCTGCCTGGAAAAGGTAGCATTAAGCCACAGAGCGCAACATAAACCAAACCAATTATCTGGCGGACAGCAACAAAGGGTTGCCATCGCCCGAGCGTTAGTCGCCGATCCGGCGATTATCCTCGCTGATGAACCAACCGGTAATTTAGATTCTCACTCCGGCGATAAGATCATGACCTTACTATCACAACTGCATCAACAGGGAACCACTATCTGTATGGTCACTCACGATCCGAGATATGCTGATATGGCAAACTCTCAGATCCAATTACTTGATGGCATGATATTAAGCACGCCAGCTATCTCCACCGTCGCCTAA
- a CDS encoding HlyD family secretion protein: MDIIKKKSSKSRTKLYISATIAITALVSAMVLNNNNVSLAKNTLLIAKVKQGDLAISVEGYGKLVSEKLKLITAATQATVSEVLLKPGAQVSEKSIIAVLENPYLTQQLTNEQQELAQLQANFRQLKVNQQREKLTEQAMLTEVKSAYQSARLKRQAQQQLVDQGIISQITFQQSQLDENQLDARVKILANRLQKLSLVHLEALNIQQQRIEQQLGKLTSIEQQIEQLTVKANFEGVIQHMAIKLGQSLQAGQEIAVIGSTKRLIAEIVIPQNQASLVQLTQQVTIDTRQTTITGEVSRIDPIVENNMVKVDIKLNEQLPSNARPEQSVDANIITKVLKNVSYIEKPINVMTNSQHTLYRLNSTQAMAKRTKISFGETAGRYIQINSAIKPGEHFILSDLSNYQSETIHLH; this comes from the coding sequence ATGGATATCATTAAAAAAAAATCATCAAAATCGCGTACTAAATTATATATTAGCGCAACCATAGCTATCACTGCATTAGTGAGTGCTATGGTGCTAAACAACAATAATGTCAGTTTAGCAAAAAACACCTTACTTATTGCTAAGGTCAAACAAGGTGATTTAGCTATTAGTGTCGAAGGATATGGCAAGCTGGTTTCAGAAAAACTTAAACTGATCACCGCAGCCACTCAGGCTACTGTGAGTGAAGTATTATTAAAACCAGGCGCTCAAGTAAGTGAAAAAAGTATTATTGCAGTACTTGAGAATCCTTATTTAACTCAGCAGCTTACTAATGAGCAACAGGAGCTAGCTCAGCTCCAAGCGAATTTTCGCCAGCTTAAAGTCAATCAGCAACGAGAAAAATTAACAGAACAGGCGATGCTGACCGAAGTCAAATCGGCTTATCAATCAGCCCGACTCAAACGACAAGCACAGCAACAACTGGTAGATCAGGGTATAATTTCACAAATTACCTTTCAGCAAAGCCAATTAGACGAAAATCAGTTAGATGCCCGAGTTAAAATACTAGCTAACCGCTTGCAAAAACTCAGTCTGGTACATCTCGAAGCGCTCAATATTCAGCAACAACGAATAGAGCAACAATTAGGCAAGCTCACCAGCATAGAGCAACAAATTGAGCAACTAACAGTCAAAGCAAATTTTGAAGGTGTGATACAACATATGGCAATCAAACTTGGACAGAGTTTACAAGCCGGACAGGAAATCGCCGTTATTGGCAGTACCAAACGTTTAATTGCTGAAATCGTTATTCCACAAAACCAGGCTTCACTAGTACAACTAACACAGCAGGTCACTATAGACACCCGCCAAACAACCATTACTGGCGAAGTAAGCAGAATAGACCCAATAGTAGAAAACAATATGGTTAAAGTAGACATTAAGCTCAACGAACAATTACCCAGCAACGCCAGGCCTGAACAAAGTGTCGACGCTAACATTATTACCAAGGTACTAAAAAACGTCAGCTACATTGAAAAACCAATCAATGTTATGACAAATAGCCAGCATACTCTCTATCGCCTAAACAGCACACAAGCCATGGCAAAGCGCACAAAAATTTCTTTTGGTGAAACTGCAGGACGTTATATCCAAATAAATTCAGCAATTAAGCCAGGTGAGCACTTTATTCTCTCAGATCTATCGAATTATCAGAGCGAAACAATACACTTGCACTAA
- a CDS encoding cytochrome b/b6 domain-containing protein: MIKQYLVWDLPIRIFHWGFVILLLALWYTSEQDRGLIEVHMKLGYLALGFVLFRIIWGFVGTTHARFKNFVPNFYQVIIYIRGSLSDKTTQYAGHNPAGSLMVLLMLLLVLVQASTGLFINDEVFSSGPYSGVLSSELERLLKFIHSNGFNAILLMSSVHVFAVFYYLLVKKQNLIKPMVNGKKAAHVISEDAAIESSKIVKAAVVAIAVAAFVYWLVVLNAPVIEEYYY, translated from the coding sequence ATGATTAAGCAATATCTGGTATGGGATCTACCAATTCGTATTTTTCATTGGGGGTTTGTCATACTGTTGCTGGCGCTTTGGTATACCTCAGAACAAGATCGTGGATTAATTGAAGTGCATATGAAGCTTGGTTATCTGGCGTTAGGTTTTGTGCTATTTCGTATCATCTGGGGGTTTGTTGGTACTACTCATGCCAGGTTCAAAAATTTTGTCCCCAATTTCTATCAGGTGATTATTTATATTCGAGGTAGTCTTAGTGACAAAACAACTCAATATGCCGGGCATAATCCTGCAGGTAGCCTGATGGTGCTGTTAATGTTATTGCTAGTATTGGTACAAGCTTCTACGGGCTTATTTATTAATGATGAAGTTTTTTCTTCTGGCCCTTATAGTGGTGTTTTAAGTAGTGAGCTCGAACGGTTATTAAAATTTATTCATAGTAATGGTTTTAACGCTATTTTGTTGATGTCATCTGTACATGTTTTTGCTGTGTTTTATTACTTACTGGTGAAGAAGCAAAACCTGATTAAACCTATGGTCAATGGGAAAAAAGCGGCACATGTTATCAGTGAAGATGCTGCAATCGAAAGCTCAAAAATTGTCAAAGCTGCCGTTGTTGCGATAGCGGTTGCCGCCTTTGTTTACTGGCTGGTAGTACTCAATGCACCAGTCATTGAAGAATATTACTATTAA
- a CDS encoding GNAT family N-acetyltransferase, producing MKITNYSSAYAKAIAELFYQAVHAIDASVYSEQQKQAWAPAPIDYQKWQQRLAIKQPLVALIDNQVAGFIELDPDGHIDCTYVLPKFQGRGVASTLIKYLLSKAQSLGLTELYVEASIIAKPVFEKLGFVVEQENSVVRNNTLLTNYSMRLMLPATANA from the coding sequence ATGAAAATAACCAACTACTCTAGTGCTTATGCCAAAGCGATTGCAGAACTGTTTTATCAGGCAGTTCATGCGATAGATGCTTCGGTATACTCTGAACAGCAAAAGCAGGCATGGGCACCTGCTCCAATAGATTATCAAAAATGGCAGCAACGTTTAGCGATTAAACAGCCCTTGGTTGCCTTGATTGATAATCAGGTTGCCGGCTTTATTGAATTAGATCCTGATGGTCATATTGATTGTACCTACGTTTTACCTAAGTTTCAGGGGCGAGGAGTTGCTAGTACATTAATAAAGTATTTGCTCTCTAAAGCACAGAGCCTAGGGTTAACCGAGCTATATGTCGAAGCATCAATCATTGCAAAACCAGTATTTGAAAAACTTGGCTTTGTTGTCGAACAAGAAAATAGCGTGGTTAGAAATAATACCTTATTAACTAATTATTCGATGAGATTAATGCTCCCGGCGACAGCTAATGCTTGA
- a CDS encoding nuclear transport factor 2 family protein, with protein sequence MAVQNKPFKYRFIALLALSATMASQASEETSTPAQANLKKALYCMDILENRPDLEPSQRINILRNECFAADYIQHSPHVKDGREEVLKLFENRFNNHREITTSIKRTATQGDLVWIHQHVKRTPSDLGRAVVNIFRMEDGKFAEHWNVVQSVPDKSKNNNTMF encoded by the coding sequence ATGGCTGTCCAAAATAAGCCTTTCAAGTACAGATTTATTGCTTTATTAGCACTATCAGCAACTATGGCGTCACAGGCAAGCGAAGAAACTAGCACGCCGGCGCAAGCAAACCTGAAAAAAGCGCTGTATTGTATGGATATCCTGGAAAACCGCCCTGATCTTGAACCATCTCAACGTATCAATATATTGCGAAATGAGTGCTTTGCGGCTGATTATATTCAACACTCTCCACATGTGAAGGATGGCAGAGAAGAAGTTTTAAAATTGTTTGAAAATCGGTTTAATAATCATCGGGAAATAACAACTTCGATCAAACGAACTGCTACTCAAGGGGATTTGGTTTGGATTCATCAGCACGTAAAGCGCACACCGAGCGATCTCGGTCGTGCAGTTGTGAACATCTTTCGCATGGAAGACGGAAAATTTGCTGAACACTGGAATGTTGTCCAATCGGTCCCTGATAAATCTAAAAATAATAATACGATGTTTTAA
- a CDS encoding phosphoethanolamine transferase, giving the protein MSSTLKSSLSLLLVISLFLLLPDMLYQWINPHYIAGLNGKSCVISLLLALLMALSRAYVLTYIVLFFLFIWQVTQLMYFHYYGGFYSGFDLVLLMSESSDAITGFWDVIEFLIVPASLSFAFFIIAILVLNQLRNKNFTVKSMPYILLIICFAPFLQALTSDSSQKFQPNIAQSSVKNGFYSFSYFLARQVKAISGIEPELQHYAPYQITKIYNVDRPNIIVIMGESLSYLNMGMFGYQRNTTPDIEKLLKDPNFIFKPSIASAVSTRVSLSLFFNTIYEPDNVSQISKMNTSLFRLAKIADYRTFYISTQKNAGGLTYALSPSDIDIWKENKHLLNYQSQYDDRLVDELKGIDLKSEQPQFITLHMRSAHTPYIENYPKSKAIYPVEGQAYRDYMMNSYDNSVLFTQKVIKDIIDYAKKQSKPTYVFFTSDHGELMGESGRFGHNIVDIDAAKVPFFFYGANVTSDTISAINNELGCLTNHYMISRQIAKVMGFTINNPNQQDDIYYLNGTDAFGLAGYKSYSLKSLKEQNCLAENDIL; this is encoded by the coding sequence ATGAGCTCAACGCTTAAGTCTAGCCTTTCCCTTCTGTTAGTTATTTCATTATTTTTATTATTGCCAGATATGCTCTACCAATGGATAAACCCTCATTATATTGCGGGGCTCAATGGTAAAAGTTGCGTTATTTCATTGTTATTAGCACTTCTTATGGCGTTGAGCAGAGCCTATGTTCTGACATATATTGTGTTATTTTTTCTTTTTATCTGGCAAGTAACACAGCTCATGTATTTCCATTATTATGGTGGATTTTATAGTGGCTTTGATTTAGTTCTACTGATGTCTGAATCATCAGACGCAATAACGGGGTTTTGGGACGTTATTGAATTTTTGATAGTGCCCGCGAGCTTATCGTTTGCTTTTTTTATTATCGCAATACTGGTTTTAAATCAGTTACGAAATAAAAATTTTACTGTAAAAAGTATGCCTTATATTCTGTTAATCATTTGCTTTGCGCCTTTTTTGCAAGCCTTGACATCGGATTCATCTCAGAAATTTCAACCTAATATTGCTCAGTCATCGGTTAAAAATGGCTTTTATAGTTTTTCTTATTTTTTAGCGAGACAAGTAAAAGCAATAAGTGGAATAGAGCCCGAATTACAGCATTATGCTCCATATCAAATAACTAAAATATACAATGTAGATAGACCCAATATTATAGTAATAATGGGAGAGAGCCTCAGCTATTTAAATATGGGGATGTTTGGTTATCAAAGAAACACGACACCAGATATCGAAAAGTTACTGAAAGATCCAAATTTTATATTTAAGCCTTCAATAGCCAGTGCCGTTTCAACAAGGGTTTCATTATCATTATTTTTCAATACGATATATGAGCCTGATAACGTAAGTCAGATAAGTAAAATGAATACTTCTCTGTTTCGCTTAGCTAAAATTGCCGACTATCGCACATTTTATATTAGTACTCAAAAAAATGCAGGTGGATTAACGTATGCCCTTTCTCCTAGTGATATCGACATTTGGAAGGAAAATAAGCATTTATTAAATTATCAAAGCCAATATGATGATCGTCTAGTCGACGAGTTAAAAGGTATTGATTTAAAAAGCGAACAGCCTCAATTTATCACTTTGCACATGCGTAGTGCTCATACTCCTTATATTGAGAACTACCCTAAAAGTAAGGCAATTTATCCGGTCGAAGGTCAAGCATACCGTGATTATATGATGAATAGTTACGATAACTCGGTGCTTTTTACCCAAAAGGTAATAAAAGATATTATTGATTATGCTAAAAAGCAGTCAAAGCCAACGTATGTCTTCTTTACCTCAGATCATGGTGAATTAATGGGGGAAAGTGGACGATTTGGCCACAATATAGTTGATATAGATGCCGCAAAAGTACCGTTTTTCTTCTATGGTGCCAATGTAACCAGTGACACTATAAGTGCGATTAATAATGAGTTAGGTTGCTTAACTAATCACTATATGATCAGTAGACAAATTGCGAAGGTAATGGGTTTTACGATTAACAATCCAAACCAACAAGATGATATTTACTATCTAAATGGTACGGATGCATTTGGTTTAGCCGGATATAAGTCTTATTCATTAAAGTCGCTTAAAGAGCAAAATTGCTTAGCAGAAAATGATATTTTATAG
- a CDS encoding c-type cytochrome, producing the protein MKKILLGSALISSCLMVAVTANAQQAQSEKHANRATELRQSLFSLLGSNMAPLGAMAKGKMPIDKAAIEKHATRINQLSLMINDYTKTDTSKFKVDTEALEEVWSKRAAFEKRTDDLTSASANLIKVVSTGKEGEIKKAIGGIGKTCGGCHDDFKAD; encoded by the coding sequence ATGAAAAAAATTTTACTCGGCAGCGCACTTATTAGTAGCTGCTTGATGGTAGCGGTAACTGCAAATGCACAACAAGCTCAATCGGAAAAACATGCCAATCGAGCGACCGAATTACGTCAATCTTTATTCAGTTTGTTAGGAAGTAATATGGCACCTTTAGGTGCTATGGCCAAAGGAAAAATGCCAATTGATAAAGCAGCCATAGAGAAGCATGCCACACGTATTAATCAATTATCGTTAATGATTAACGACTACACTAAAACTGATACTTCCAAGTTTAAAGTAGATACTGAAGCATTAGAAGAGGTTTGGTCTAAACGCGCAGCCTTCGAAAAACGTACTGATGACTTAACCAGTGCCTCGGCTAACTTAATAAAAGTGGTTAGCACAGGTAAAGAAGGTGAAATCAAAAAAGCTATCGGTGGAATAGGCAAAACCTGTGGCGGATGCCATGATGATTTTAAAGCAGACTAA
- a CDS encoding sensor histidine kinase, with the protein MNWLKPRSLEQLLTIKLLILSLPGAVFLALLEYQADLHWQWIIVSEFALLIFIIWSVLTIKYQVMRPFVRAGLHLDAVKQEDYHQFAKTSFDQGKVKDFHLQLNELSHHLQQQKSRYDQHVFLVYQLIGQLATPVMVFNQKQQLTFANNAFSHLYKQPWQVFRFAKTKQLGIEFDGHQWQWQNDSQHKWQIKHSEFINNGESHQLLVFIDIESALRANQLEAWQQIIRVLGHEIRNSLTPVSSMAESLADKCLIEKDKRALDVISERCFHLQQFVDRYTTISRQLSITRQKISVDELVYSITKLFEDFTIELEQSVDTIWADLSLIEQVLINLIKNAQEANATNVQLSFSEHEQHFIIEVVDDGHGFANLDNLFVPLYSTKVDGQGIGLSFCKNIIEQHQGVIELHNNAKQKGVTVIIILPINNRINNA; encoded by the coding sequence ATGAATTGGCTTAAACCTCGCTCTTTAGAGCAACTACTGACGATAAAATTACTTATTTTATCCTTACCGGGTGCAGTATTTCTTGCATTGCTAGAGTATCAGGCTGATCTTCACTGGCAGTGGATTATTGTTTCTGAATTTGCACTGTTAATTTTTATAATTTGGTCAGTGCTTACCATTAAATATCAAGTGATGCGCCCCTTTGTTCGCGCTGGCCTTCATCTCGATGCTGTCAAGCAAGAAGACTATCATCAATTCGCAAAAACTAGCTTTGACCAAGGAAAGGTTAAGGACTTTCATCTGCAACTCAATGAACTCAGTCATCACCTACAACAGCAAAAATCTCGCTACGACCAACATGTATTTCTTGTTTATCAATTGATTGGTCAGCTAGCTACCCCTGTGATGGTGTTTAATCAAAAACAACAACTAACTTTCGCTAATAATGCCTTTAGCCATTTATACAAGCAACCATGGCAAGTATTCCGCTTTGCCAAGACTAAGCAGCTAGGAATTGAATTTGATGGTCATCAGTGGCAATGGCAAAACGATAGCCAGCATAAATGGCAAATCAAACACAGTGAGTTTATTAACAATGGTGAATCACATCAGCTATTAGTTTTCATTGATATTGAATCAGCGTTACGTGCCAATCAATTAGAAGCCTGGCAGCAGATCATTCGAGTGCTCGGCCATGAGATTCGCAATTCACTTACCCCAGTTTCATCAATGGCAGAAAGCTTAGCAGATAAGTGCCTGATTGAAAAAGATAAAAGAGCACTAGATGTTATCTCTGAGCGTTGTTTTCATCTTCAACAATTTGTTGACCGTTATACTACAATTTCGAGACAATTATCTATTACAAGACAAAAAATTTCCGTCGATGAATTGGTGTATTCAATAACTAAACTATTTGAAGACTTCACAATTGAGCTTGAACAATCTGTTGATACTATTTGGGCCGACTTGAGCTTAATTGAACAAGTATTAATAAATTTGATCAAAAATGCTCAGGAAGCAAATGCAACAAATGTCCAACTTTCATTCTCTGAGCATGAGCAACATTTTATTATAGAAGTCGTCGACGATGGTCATGGATTTGCCAATCTAGATAATTTATTTGTGCCACTTTATTCGACCAAAGTTGACGGTCAAGGCATTGGGTTAAGCTTTTGTAAAAATATCATTGAGCAGCACCAAGGAGTCATTGAGCTTCATAATAATGCTAAACAAAAAGGTGTGACTGTGATCATTATTTTGCCGATTAATAATCGTATAAATAATGCCTAA
- a CDS encoding sigma-54-dependent transcriptional regulator, translating into MTNILVIDDRSDIRLSLVLLLEDHGYQVIEADNPQTAQQQLKQHTISLILLDMNFSLDTTSGEEGLQFLNWLQSAKLNTPVIAMTAWSNTDLVVQAMKLGAKDFIEKPWKNKQLIHIISQQLSLTSLQQENAKFKQQLTEQAIQHYQWQSACMAELLDTLKKVAATDANILLTGANGTGKSELARFVHQHSNRQHHPLISVNMGSIPENLFESEMFGHVKGAFTDAKANRIGRFELAENGSLFLDEIANIPLTQQAKLLRVLESGEYEVLGSSKTQRANCRVISATNGKFSELIANDVFREDLYYRLNTIELTVPSLQERSLDIIPLAKFFITQFSQKYHSNYCELTQGAQQALLEYHWPGNIRELSHLIERAVLLNSNALIDVEDLRLKAAAPKQQLPIMTLRDAEIQLIKKALLQTDNHIPQAAKLLGLTKSSMYRRIEKYELA; encoded by the coding sequence ATGACCAATATATTAGTAATAGATGATCGTTCAGATATAAGATTAAGCTTAGTCTTACTATTGGAAGATCATGGCTATCAAGTAATCGAAGCTGACAACCCACAAACTGCCCAGCAACAGTTAAAGCAACACACAATATCGCTTATCTTACTTGATATGAACTTCAGCTTGGATACCACTTCTGGCGAAGAAGGTTTGCAGTTTTTAAATTGGCTTCAGTCAGCCAAACTGAATACCCCAGTGATCGCAATGACCGCCTGGAGCAATACCGACCTCGTGGTACAAGCAATGAAATTAGGTGCAAAGGATTTTATTGAAAAGCCATGGAAGAACAAACAACTGATACACATTATCAGTCAACAACTGTCGTTAACTTCGTTGCAACAGGAAAACGCTAAATTCAAACAACAACTGACAGAACAAGCCATTCAACATTATCAATGGCAATCTGCCTGTATGGCGGAATTACTCGATACTCTCAAAAAAGTCGCAGCAACAGATGCAAATATTTTACTCACTGGTGCCAACGGCACTGGTAAAAGTGAATTAGCACGCTTTGTTCACCAACATTCAAACCGGCAACATCACCCTTTAATTTCAGTCAATATGGGATCGATACCAGAAAACTTGTTTGAAAGCGAAATGTTCGGTCATGTTAAAGGTGCATTTACTGACGCAAAAGCGAATCGTATCGGACGCTTTGAATTAGCGGAAAATGGCAGCTTATTTCTTGATGAAATAGCCAATATTCCATTGACTCAACAGGCTAAATTACTACGCGTCTTAGAATCTGGTGAATATGAAGTTCTCGGCTCAAGTAAAACCCAACGTGCGAATTGCCGGGTCATCAGCGCGACAAACGGAAAATTTTCCGAGCTAATTGCTAACGATGTCTTTCGGGAAGATTTATATTACCGATTAAACACGATAGAGCTGACGGTACCATCGCTGCAAGAACGATCATTAGATATCATACCGTTAGCCAAATTTTTCATTACCCAGTTTTCGCAAAAATACCATAGTAATTATTGTGAACTGACCCAAGGTGCGCAACAAGCATTACTTGAGTATCACTGGCCCGGTAATATTCGTGAATTAAGTCATTTAATTGAGCGGGCAGTGTTATTAAATAGCAATGCACTAATAGACGTTGAAGATTTACGTCTAAAAGCGGCAGCGCCTAAACAGCAACTGCCGATTATGACATTGCGCGATGCTGAAATTCAGTTGATCAAAAAGGCATTACTACAAACTGACAACCATATTCCTCAAGCGGCTAAGCTACTTGGGCTAACGAAATCTTCCATGTATCGTAGAATTGAAAAATATGAATTGGCTTAA